The following coding sequences lie in one Maribacter forsetii DSM 18668 genomic window:
- the cysM gene encoding cysteine synthase CysM, producing MSNSLLSLIGNTPLVESRVLNTNPNVSVYFKMEGHNPGGSVKDRAAYNMIKTGYDNGDFTANDKLIEATSGNTGIALAMIAGIYGLDIELVMPENSTIERVQTMKAYGAKVTLTSSDVGIEGARDYAENKVKNEGYIMMNQFGNPNNWKAHYNTTGPEIWKDTAGKVTHFVSAMGTTGTIMGTSTFLKEKNSDIQIVGAQPSDNARIPGIRKWPQEYLPKIFDAKKVDRIMEVNEIEAKTMARKLAKEEGIFSGMSSGGAATIALRLAQEIDHGVIVSIVCDRGDRYLSSNLFD from the coding sequence ATGTCTAATTCATTATTATCCTTAATTGGCAATACCCCGTTAGTAGAGTCAAGAGTATTGAACACAAACCCCAATGTATCCGTTTATTTTAAAATGGAAGGACACAATCCTGGCGGTAGTGTAAAAGATCGCGCCGCTTACAACATGATCAAAACCGGTTATGATAACGGCGATTTTACTGCTAATGATAAACTAATTGAGGCTACAAGTGGTAATACCGGTATAGCCTTAGCTATGATTGCGGGCATATATGGTCTTGATATTGAATTGGTCATGCCAGAAAACTCTACTATAGAGCGTGTACAAACTATGAAGGCATATGGTGCAAAAGTTACCTTGACTTCTTCTGATGTAGGTATTGAAGGAGCTCGTGATTATGCTGAAAATAAGGTAAAGAATGAGGGTTATATCATGATGAACCAATTTGGTAATCCAAATAACTGGAAAGCACATTATAATACTACCGGACCAGAAATATGGAAAGACACAGCAGGTAAAGTCACACATTTTGTGTCTGCTATGGGAACCACTGGTACCATAATGGGCACCTCTACTTTTTTAAAGGAAAAAAACAGTGACATACAAATTGTAGGGGCTCAACCAAGTGACAATGCTCGCATACCAGGAATTCGAAAATGGCCACAAGAATATTTGCCAAAAATATTCGATGCAAAGAAAGTAGATCGTATTATGGAAGTCAATGAAATAGAAGCCAAAACTATGGCTAGAAAATTAGCCAAGGAAGAAGGTATTTTTTCAGGCATGAGCAGCGGTGGTGCGGCAACAATAGCTTTACGTCTAGCGCAAGAAATAGACCACGGGGTTATTGTTTCTATAGTGTGTGACCGTGGAGATCGTTATCTATCATCTAACCTGTTCGACTAA
- a CDS encoding dipeptidase, which produces MKQLIYFLCFTAIISCGEKKEKIEETTLEKAHRIHDDVVTIDTHNDINVKNFTDSVNYSQKLDSQVNLPKMKEGGLDVTWLIVYTGQDTLTDEGYAKAKENAMSKFEAIHKLCEEIAPNDIELALTSADVTRIVESGKKAAMIGVENAYPIGTDMSQFKTYHDLGARYISLAHNGHSQFSDSNTGEADDVWLHNGLSDLGKQAVVEMNKLGIMIDVSHPSKEAMKQMIALSKAPIIASHSSARALCNHSRNLDDEQLLLMKENGGVVQTVAFSSYLNTEKHEARAAYMKSIYQKVADSLDITWYERSQFSSLTDSEKEAFMDNYPKVLKIGKELAATKTDTPEAVNVGDFVDHIDYMVKLIGIDYVGISSDFDGGGGIEGWSDASETFNVTLELVERGYSEEDIAKLWGGNLMRVLDDVQAVAKEMGES; this is translated from the coding sequence ATGAAACAGCTTATCTATTTTTTATGCTTTACAGCTATTATTTCTTGTGGAGAGAAAAAAGAAAAAATTGAAGAAACCACATTAGAAAAAGCACACCGTATTCACGATGATGTTGTCACTATTGACACGCATAATGATATTAATGTCAAAAACTTTACAGACAGTGTAAATTACAGTCAGAAGCTAGATTCTCAAGTGAATTTACCTAAGATGAAAGAAGGGGGTTTAGATGTCACTTGGTTGATCGTTTATACAGGTCAAGATACACTTACAGATGAAGGGTATGCCAAGGCAAAAGAAAATGCCATGTCCAAATTTGAGGCTATTCATAAATTATGTGAAGAAATAGCGCCAAATGATATTGAATTAGCTTTAACTTCTGCAGATGTTACCCGAATTGTTGAGTCTGGAAAAAAAGCAGCCATGATTGGTGTTGAAAATGCCTACCCTATTGGTACTGACATGTCTCAGTTTAAAACCTACCATGATTTAGGTGCACGCTATATTTCATTGGCACATAATGGTCATAGTCAATTTTCAGATTCAAATACCGGTGAGGCAGACGACGTTTGGTTACACAATGGTTTAAGCGATCTTGGCAAGCAAGCGGTAGTGGAAATGAACAAATTGGGCATTATGATAGATGTATCCCACCCATCTAAAGAAGCTATGAAGCAAATGATAGCATTATCAAAGGCACCAATTATAGCTTCTCACTCATCAGCAAGAGCATTATGTAACCATAGCAGAAATTTAGATGACGAACAATTGTTGTTGATGAAAGAAAATGGTGGAGTCGTGCAAACTGTAGCCTTTAGTTCTTATTTAAATACAGAAAAGCATGAAGCTAGAGCAGCTTATATGAAATCAATTTATCAAAAAGTAGCGGATTCTTTAGATATTACATGGTATGAACGTTCTCAGTTCTCAAGTTTAACTGACTCAGAAAAAGAAGCCTTTATGGATAATTACCCAAAGGTTCTAAAAATAGGAAAGGAATTGGCAGCTACTAAAACCGATACACCAGAAGCTGTAAATGTTGGCGATTTTGTAGACCATATAGATTATATGGTAAAACTAATAGGTATTGATTATGTTGGTATAAGTTCTGATTTTGACGGAGGTGGTGGAATTGAAGGTTGGAGCGATGCCTCTGAAACCTTTAATGTAACCCTAGAACTTGTAGAAAGAGGATACTCTGAAGAAGATATAGCAAAATTATGGGGTGGAAACCTTATGCGTGTACTTGATGATGTACAGGCAGTTGCTAAAGAAATGGGTGAAAGTTAA
- the epsC gene encoding serine O-acetyltransferase EpsC, producing MDHRSIIEKINTHKKQPNLRFRLKKNTEKFTDLLFYMLFDIETPVAESLEALEKQFDELVDLACWESDKPCKKVWENYVEKLPLVLESLNLDAEATVNCDPASLSIEEVYMAYPGFYAISVYRLAHELYRTGFPLVPRLMTEYAHRQTGVDINPGAEIGRSFHIDHGTGVVIGETAIIKNDVKIYQGVTLGGLFVAKNLQKTKRHPTIENNVTIYANATILGGDTIIGANSIIGGNAWITASVPAHSTVFHTPEIKIKTLPHV from the coding sequence ATGGACCATCGATCTATTATCGAAAAGATTAATACCCACAAGAAACAACCTAATTTAAGATTTCGTTTAAAGAAGAATACCGAGAAATTTACCGACCTTCTTTTTTATATGTTGTTTGATATTGAAACACCCGTAGCGGAAAGCTTAGAAGCACTTGAAAAGCAATTTGACGAACTAGTAGACTTGGCATGTTGGGAAAGTGACAAACCTTGTAAAAAGGTTTGGGAGAATTATGTAGAAAAGTTACCTCTAGTTCTGGAAAGCTTAAATCTAGATGCGGAGGCAACCGTTAATTGTGACCCTGCATCTTTATCCATTGAGGAAGTATATATGGCCTACCCTGGTTTTTATGCAATTTCCGTATATAGATTGGCACATGAACTTTACAGGACGGGATTCCCCTTAGTACCCCGTTTAATGACAGAATATGCTCATAGACAAACAGGGGTAGATATAAACCCCGGAGCGGAAATAGGAAGATCTTTTCACATTGATCACGGTACAGGTGTAGTCATTGGCGAAACTGCCATAATTAAAAATGACGTAAAAATATACCAAGGCGTAACCTTGGGCGGACTTTTTGTTGCCAAAAATTTACAAAAGACCAAGCGTCATCCAACTATTGAAAACAATGTAACCATTTATGCAAATGCTACCATTTTAGGAGGAGACACCATTATTGGAGCAAACAGTATCATTGGAGGTAATGCTTGGATTACAGCTTCGGTTCCTGCTCATTCTACTGTTTTTCATACACCAGAAATTAAAATTAAAACTTTACCCCATGTCTAA
- a CDS encoding DUF2461 domain-containing protein, translated as MLETNITKSTFQFLNKLKKNNNRDWFTEHKAEFKAEETKVKSFFNHVLDNLKLHDEIEKLKVFRIYRDVRFSKNKTPYKTHLSASFARAGKHRRGGYYLQIAPGNSFIATGFWNPEKEDLLRIRKEWEIDITDLTDIIKNKKFKSIWGDLVGDELKTAPKGFDKEDPNIEFIRKKQFIFIKNFTDKEVLSDDFANKVNDSYVAIRPYFDLMSSILTTNLNGESLLD; from the coding sequence ATGTTAGAAACGAATATTACAAAAAGTACATTTCAATTTTTAAATAAATTAAAGAAAAATAATAACAGGGATTGGTTTACGGAACATAAGGCTGAATTTAAAGCAGAGGAGACTAAGGTGAAAAGCTTTTTCAATCATGTGCTTGATAATCTAAAATTGCATGATGAAATTGAAAAATTAAAAGTATTTAGAATTTATAGGGATGTTCGTTTTTCTAAAAATAAGACACCCTATAAAACACATCTTTCCGCTTCTTTCGCTAGAGCTGGTAAACATCGTAGAGGTGGATATTACTTGCAGATAGCTCCCGGTAACAGCTTTATCGCAACCGGATTCTGGAATCCTGAGAAAGAGGATTTATTACGAATTAGAAAAGAGTGGGAAATAGACATCACGGACTTAACCGATATTATTAAAAATAAAAAATTCAAATCTATTTGGGGAGACTTAGTTGGTGATGAATTAAAAACCGCACCAAAAGGGTTTGATAAAGAAGACCCTAATATTGAGTTCATACGCAAAAAGCAATTCATCTTTATAAAGAATTTTACAGACAAAGAGGTATTGTCAGATGATTTTGCAAATAAAGTCAACGATAGTTATGTAGCTATACGACCATATTTCGATTTAATGAGCAGTATATTAACCACTAATTTAAATGGCGAATCTTTATTGGACTAG
- a CDS encoding acyl-CoA thioesterase — protein sequence MRFHTRKLVKPGDLNSNGTLFGGRLLAWIDEEAALYAIIQLENGKVVTKYMSEINFMSAAVKGDVIEIGIEVVKFGKTSLTLNCEVRNKMNHETIVTVDNIIMVNLGENGKPAAHGKTKIEFVKDRLAAMGEVN from the coding sequence ATGAGATTTCATACTAGAAAATTAGTAAAACCAGGTGATTTAAACTCTAACGGAACATTATTCGGAGGTAGATTATTGGCTTGGATCGATGAAGAAGCAGCACTTTACGCCATTATTCAACTAGAGAATGGGAAAGTAGTTACTAAATATATGTCAGAAATAAATTTTATGAGCGCCGCTGTAAAAGGTGATGTGATAGAAATTGGTATTGAAGTAGTTAAGTTTGGTAAAACTTCTTTAACCTTAAATTGTGAGGTACGTAATAAAATGAACCACGAAACCATTGTTACCGTTGATAATATCATTATGGTAAACCTTGGTGAAAATGGTAAACCTGCAGCACATGGTAAAACAAAAATAGAATTTGTTAAAGACCGTCTAGCGGCAATGGGTGAAGTTAATTAA
- a CDS encoding response regulator transcription factor, which produces MSKRVLLADDDQLLASLLNFRLKKGGYAVHHSPNGKDVKEYLKNNMPDIIVSDIMMPYCSGIELIDYVRNDLKSNTPIIIISSAGNEQNVLTAFELGANDFITKPVSPTELLVRIAREISK; this is translated from the coding sequence ATGAGTAAACGTGTACTATTAGCAGATGATGACCAACTTTTAGCCTCTTTATTAAATTTTAGGCTGAAAAAAGGAGGCTATGCAGTACATCATTCACCTAACGGAAAAGATGTTAAAGAATATTTGAAAAATAATATGCCAGACATTATTGTGAGCGATATTATGATGCCATATTGTTCTGGTATAGAGCTTATTGATTATGTACGTAATGATCTTAAATCTAACACTCCTATAATAATTATTTCATCTGCAGGTAATGAACAGAATGTTTTAACTGCTTTTGAATTAGGAGCAAATGATTTTATCACCAAACCAGTTAGTCCAACAGAATTATTAGTACGTATAGCAAGAGAAATAAGTAAATAA
- a CDS encoding ATP-binding protein: MAISKSKDLLGQLSQIERTVDEFSFTELNTKDARELKDTYNAFRSSLEKHIYTPKSTQISPKKVGVVAADKKEVSEKQFIAHVSHEIRTPLNSIIGFANLLNEEKLTQGQHKKVAAIQFASNTLLKLINEVLDYSKISSGNNNFETVDFNLHSLLKDVMFLCETLIVDRKIELLIDIDEDVPKIVKGDPSKLSQILLNLLGNSVKFVERGYIKLEVFTKQRKNNDFLIEFSVADTGIGISQEKINTIFNDYTQAEDDTSKKYGGTGLGLTITKEIINKLNGEIEIDSTVGSGTTVRFRMPYTIGTTAKSPLKKLKKTPNNKYSKLLAGTEILVFEDNKMNEHLIVEQLTQWGCTVHADIDLDKGLYLLSSRKIDLILMDLKMPGLNGFEVSKTIRDHKNAKVSSVPIIAFSADFTEQDSKKCKEIEINDFLLKPYTLDDLLNIILTNKDIKHEPIDFSSILQKPMIEPKETTVIDLQHLWKDCFGEVDMLNELVKLFKLNAIEFIGNVKIHLKTQNLKEIALSAHKLKAGFAMIKADGMRKLIVELESSCKTNQPDKVKELYEVFLKDYPLLEDNLNKNLELINKE, translated from the coding sequence ATGGCAATTTCAAAATCTAAGGATTTACTTGGTCAATTATCTCAAATAGAACGAACAGTAGATGAGTTCTCTTTCACGGAATTAAATACTAAAGATGCTAGAGAATTAAAAGATACTTATAACGCATTTAGGTCTAGCTTAGAAAAACATATTTACACCCCAAAATCAACACAGATTTCGCCAAAGAAAGTAGGTGTCGTTGCTGCCGATAAAAAAGAGGTTTCAGAAAAACAGTTTATAGCTCATGTTAGTCATGAGATACGTACGCCTTTAAATAGTATCATTGGTTTTGCCAATCTTTTAAATGAAGAAAAGCTAACTCAAGGTCAGCATAAAAAAGTAGCGGCTATACAGTTTGCATCTAATACACTTTTAAAACTCATCAATGAAGTTTTAGATTATTCTAAAATATCTTCGGGTAATAACAATTTTGAGACCGTAGACTTTAATTTACATAGTTTACTGAAAGATGTGATGTTTTTATGCGAAACATTAATAGTAGATCGCAAAATTGAATTGTTGATAGATATTGATGAAGACGTACCTAAAATAGTAAAGGGAGACCCATCTAAATTATCTCAGATTCTATTAAATCTTTTAGGAAACTCTGTAAAATTTGTTGAACGAGGTTATATAAAATTAGAGGTTTTCACCAAACAAAGAAAAAACAATGATTTTCTTATAGAATTTTCTGTTGCAGATACTGGTATAGGTATATCTCAAGAAAAAATAAACACCATATTCAACGATTATACACAGGCGGAAGATGATACCTCTAAAAAATATGGAGGTACCGGACTTGGATTAACGATTACCAAAGAAATTATAAATAAGTTAAACGGTGAAATAGAAATTGATAGCACTGTTGGTAGTGGTACAACGGTACGCTTTAGAATGCCATATACCATAGGTACCACAGCTAAATCACCCTTAAAGAAATTAAAAAAAACTCCTAATAATAAATACAGCAAATTATTGGCAGGTACCGAAATATTGGTATTTGAAGATAATAAAATGAACGAGCATTTAATTGTTGAGCAATTGACGCAATGGGGTTGTACCGTTCATGCCGATATTGATCTGGATAAAGGTCTGTATTTGCTGTCTTCGAGAAAAATTGACCTAATTCTGATGGATCTAAAAATGCCCGGTCTCAATGGATTTGAAGTGTCCAAGACCATAAGAGATCATAAAAATGCCAAAGTAAGCTCAGTGCCTATAATTGCTTTTAGTGCAGATTTCACAGAACAGGATAGCAAAAAGTGTAAAGAAATAGAAATCAATGATTTTTTATTGAAACCTTATACACTGGATGATTTGTTGAATATCATTCTTACAAATAAAGACATTAAACATGAACCAATAGATTTCTCATCAATATTACAAAAACCTATGATAGAACCTAAAGAAACAACGGTGATTGATCTACAGCATTTGTGGAAAGATTGTTTTGGAGAAGTTGATATGTTAAATGAACTGGTAAAGTTGTTTAAATTAAATGCTATTGAATTTATTGGTAATGTTAAAATTCATTTAAAGACGCAAAACCTAAAAGAAATAGCCTTGTCCGCTCATAAGCTTAAAGCCGGTTTTGCAATGATAAAGGCAGATGGTATGCGAAAATTGATTGTTGAGCTGGAAAGCAGTTGCAAAACTAATCAACCTGATAAGGTAAAAGAGTTATATGAAGTTTTCTTGAAAGATTATCCATTGTTGGAGGATAATTTAAACAAGAACCTAGAATTAATCAATAAGGAGTAA
- a CDS encoding HEAT repeat domain-containing protein, with product MLIPPNQIKIPLITAPEFNLEYLWWLTILFFVLAVIYFVGVFIIRNKITANNSRTKDKKLEFSPMINEFLFYEDSNTKEEKMNYLNLKVQIRELIKNNFDRDVLTEVLLDLRKDLSGNSQTVLIDLYKDLGLHHKAYEKLGSSKWQVVSSGILELTTMEVEDSYGLIIKFINHRQSTIRKQAEIAVVNLKEEGIKYFLDNTKYKIAEWQQLKLLDVLRHKPNYIPPQFGLWLTSTNAHVVLFSLRLIKYYSQNDAEKSIITLLKHKNRDIQAEAIECIKDFHFVSALQTLKLVYTKASHDIKIAILDAIGELGSIEEVSFLENLQLTERNFNIKGKVISTLNRIDPERILPTKNIAKPDFYDIVLDDLKQESENKVMDVLEEMPLHDAIDEISTDIEIDVDAVVLENSTKILPAEDDKFLVEQVEEIIPEVALVEEEALLEEIDLEAEVQPLDLNKVNSINDIDLSFLPHIKSEEFIAKSTVETTEEIENTTEIEHEEQLEEELSFDFIPLVVDKALVKYEDLPDEQEEFEPIFILNDVVVQEEEQIEKNVTNTEYGSEMSINEIDWTSMNADDDNVQNEVVITDADAEQTMILFENDAISFAPNFMRQEELDAMVLLENISELGDCRELIMLYQIIEENSSDVVIDRANELIQKFSYQSPRPSELFSEDNDLAESVFTDVYHLADNETKLMLLDEIMIVGDEKEIQLLESILETESKSLVEKATEVLEHIKNQLTVSLATPVLSLEEDSIFNLDFELELNEPTDQKKIVSNQNGSTLFDQLCSMSNSLYNKING from the coding sequence TTGTTGATTCCCCCTAATCAAATTAAAATACCGCTGATAACCGCACCAGAATTCAATTTGGAATATCTGTGGTGGCTGACCATACTGTTTTTTGTATTGGCAGTAATTTACTTTGTTGGGGTTTTCATTATTAGAAACAAAATTACAGCTAACAACAGTCGTACTAAAGATAAGAAGTTAGAGTTTTCCCCAATGATCAATGAATTTCTATTCTATGAGGATTCAAATACTAAGGAGGAAAAAATGAACTATCTAAATCTTAAAGTTCAGATTAGAGAATTGATCAAAAATAATTTTGATCGAGATGTATTAACCGAAGTTTTGCTCGACTTACGAAAAGATTTATCAGGCAACTCACAAACAGTTCTTATAGATTTATATAAAGATTTAGGGTTACATCATAAGGCTTATGAAAAGCTAGGTAGCAGTAAGTGGCAAGTTGTTTCTAGCGGAATTTTAGAATTGACTACTATGGAAGTAGAAGATTCATACGGCTTAATCATAAAATTCATAAACCATAGACAAAGTACTATTCGTAAACAGGCGGAAATTGCCGTAGTTAACCTTAAAGAAGAAGGAATTAAATACTTTCTTGATAATACAAAGTATAAAATTGCAGAATGGCAACAACTTAAGTTATTAGATGTACTTAGGCATAAACCAAATTACATTCCGCCTCAGTTTGGACTGTGGTTAACATCTACTAATGCACATGTAGTGCTATTTTCTTTACGTTTAATTAAGTATTATAGTCAAAATGATGCAGAGAAGTCGATAATAACACTATTAAAACATAAGAACCGAGATATACAGGCAGAGGCCATTGAATGTATTAAAGATTTTCATTTTGTAAGTGCATTACAAACATTAAAATTAGTGTATACAAAAGCAAGTCATGACATTAAAATTGCCATTTTAGATGCTATCGGCGAGTTAGGATCAATTGAAGAGGTTTCTTTTCTAGAAAATTTACAGCTAACCGAACGTAATTTTAATATTAAAGGTAAAGTCATAAGTACACTCAATAGAATTGATCCAGAAAGAATATTACCTACCAAGAATATAGCAAAACCAGATTTTTATGATATTGTTTTAGATGATTTAAAGCAAGAGTCTGAAAATAAAGTAATGGACGTTCTTGAAGAAATGCCCTTACACGATGCTATTGATGAGATTTCTACTGATATAGAAATTGATGTTGATGCCGTTGTTCTTGAAAACTCAACTAAAATATTACCTGCTGAAGATGACAAGTTTTTGGTTGAACAAGTTGAAGAAATTATACCTGAAGTAGCGTTGGTTGAAGAAGAAGCTCTTTTAGAGGAAATAGATTTGGAAGCAGAAGTACAACCATTAGATTTAAATAAGGTAAACTCAATAAATGATATAGATTTAAGCTTTTTGCCTCACATTAAAAGTGAAGAATTTATAGCGAAAAGTACAGTGGAGACTACTGAAGAAATTGAAAATACAACTGAAATAGAACATGAAGAACAATTGGAAGAAGAACTTTCTTTTGATTTTATTCCTTTGGTAGTTGACAAAGCTTTAGTTAAATATGAAGACTTACCTGATGAACAAGAAGAGTTTGAGCCTATATTTATTTTGAACGATGTAGTTGTTCAAGAAGAAGAGCAAATAGAAAAAAACGTAACAAACACTGAATATGGTTCGGAAATGTCGATTAATGAAATTGATTGGACTTCAATGAATGCGGATGATGACAATGTTCAGAATGAAGTTGTCATAACAGATGCCGATGCCGAACAAACAATGATCTTGTTTGAAAATGATGCTATTTCTTTCGCTCCTAATTTTATGCGTCAAGAAGAGCTTGATGCTATGGTATTATTAGAAAACATATCAGAATTGGGTGACTGTCGTGAACTCATAATGTTATACCAAATTATTGAAGAAAATAGTTCTGATGTGGTTATAGATAGAGCCAACGAGCTAATTCAAAAATTTTCTTACCAATCACCTAGACCTAGCGAGTTATTTTCAGAGGATAATGATCTTGCCGAAAGCGTGTTCACCGATGTTTATCATTTGGCAGATAATGAAACAAAACTGATGTTGTTAGATGAAATTATGATTGTAGGTGACGAGAAAGAAATTCAGTTGCTTGAAAGTATTCTAGAAACCGAATCAAAATCACTTGTTGAAAAAGCTACTGAAGTTTTAGAGCATATTAAAAATCAATTGACTGTTAGTTTAGCTACTCCTGTTTTATCATTAGAAGAAGACTCTATTTTTAATCTAGACTTTGAACTAGAATTAAATGAGCCTACAGATCAGAAGAAAATAGTATCCAACCAAAATGGTTCTACATTGTTTGATCAGTTATGTTCCATGTCCAACTCTTTATACAATAAGATAAATGGATAG
- the corA gene encoding magnesium/cobalt transporter CorA, translating to MATNKKLNFPKRKKKKSRQQNKLGKAPGTISYMGDKERSDSVIYSTTYNANGFETNQYDDLDQFIKEDRSDKITWVNVVGISDEPFIEKLGKHYNLNPLVLEDIVNTEQRPKIDEYDDYIFGIFRMLYISEQEEIIGEHIAIVLHENTVLVFQEVKADVFNGLRERITGKLGRIRTRGADYLFFALLDAIVDNYFLAIENLNNRIESLEEEVYQNPEPIVAQNIQQLKKEILKIRRWIYPVKELISRLIDSENPKITKDTKLFLRDVLDHAIEINESLQIYREMSMSLMEMYMSNMSNKMNEVMKVLTIMASIFIPLTFIAGIYGMNFDHMPELHYKYGYYVVWVVMILLFVGMMFYFKKKKWL from the coding sequence CTACAAACAAGAAACTTAATTTCCCTAAAAGAAAAAAGAAGAAATCTCGTCAGCAAAACAAGCTTGGTAAAGCTCCTGGAACCATTAGTTATATGGGCGATAAGGAGCGAAGTGATAGTGTCATATATAGCACAACTTACAATGCTAATGGATTTGAAACCAATCAATATGATGATTTAGACCAGTTTATTAAAGAAGATCGTTCAGATAAAATAACTTGGGTGAATGTAGTCGGTATTTCAGATGAGCCTTTTATAGAAAAACTAGGTAAACACTATAATTTGAACCCTTTAGTACTTGAAGATATTGTTAATACCGAGCAGCGACCTAAAATAGATGAATATGACGATTATATTTTTGGCATATTTAGAATGCTTTATATTTCTGAGCAAGAAGAAATTATAGGGGAACATATTGCCATTGTTTTACATGAGAATACGGTCTTGGTTTTTCAAGAGGTTAAGGCAGATGTTTTCAATGGTTTGCGTGAACGAATTACCGGTAAGCTAGGTCGTATTAGAACTAGGGGAGCTGATTACCTGTTTTTTGCCTTACTAGATGCTATTGTAGATAATTATTTTTTAGCCATTGAAAACCTAAATAATAGAATTGAGAGTTTAGAAGAAGAGGTCTATCAAAACCCAGAGCCTATTGTAGCCCAAAATATACAGCAATTAAAAAAAGAGATTCTAAAAATTAGAAGGTGGATTTACCCTGTAAAAGAGTTAATTAGCAGGTTAATAGATTCTGAAAATCCTAAGATTACTAAAGACACGAAATTATTCTTGCGCGATGTTTTGGATCATGCCATAGAAATCAACGAAAGTTTACAGATTTACCGTGAAATGTCTATGAGCTTAATGGAGATGTACATGAGTAATATGAGCAATAAAATGAACGAAGTTATGAAGGTATTGACCATTATGGCATCTATTTTTATTCCTTTGACTTTTATAGCAGGTATCTACGGTATGAATTTTGACCATATGCCAGAGCTTCATTATAAATACGGATACTATGTTGTTTGGGTGGTAATGATTCTATTATTTGTGGGGATGATGTTCTATTTTAAAAAGAAAAAGTGGTTATAA